DNA from Brassica napus cultivar Da-Ae chromosome C4, Da-Ae, whole genome shotgun sequence:
TTTTGATAAAACCATTACTTCAAAATATCATCCATCCCTTAATGTATGAACACTAAACCCTCTAAAGGAACAAGCAGTTTTTCTCTAAGAAACACATGGTAATGTATGATGAGAAATTGTACTGAAACAAAGCAAGCGTGGAGGGACATGTTTACAGAGAATGTGGCAAAAGCATGCAAATTCTTATTCCTGATCAAACTCTGTAAACTCTCAGCGAAAGACAAAAATAAACCAATAATCCTTTTATCAAACAAGATATTCGGAGGGGTTTGTGGTTATTACATCTtgccaaagaaacaaaaagagaatATGATCATGACATGTACAGTGAGAGCTGTGTTTAAATCAgtataaataaaacaagaatTGAAGAGAACATTAGTCCCACTTCAATGGATCCAGAACATGTCAAAATTACATCAAACCTTTTGAAGTTAAATCAACAACTGAGACAAAACCTCTTTAAAGTTTCAACCTTTAGATTCCTAAACAGAGCATAATGAGAACCATCACGATCACGATCCATAATCAGATATGAGAAGAAACCTAAAAAGATGGAAACTTTAATAAAAGGGTattaaaaaagagagagacCGAATCATTCGACGTCGTCCTTCTTGGGCTTGCGATAGTTCTCCTCGATGTGCTTGGCGACGACGAGACTAGTGTTGGTGAGCTTCCTGATGTTGGGTACGTTGTAATTCTGAGCCAAGTAAACGCCGAAAGCAATACCCGTCAACAGGGAGAAGCAGCTCTTGATTATTcccatctccttctctctctctctccttctccgcAAGTTTTTTAGGTcaacagaaagaaagaaacgaaTTCGCGGgggttataaataaatattaataactaaaGAGCCCTTAGTATTATCTTTAATTACATTTTTAGCTTCTTTCTTCTCAGAATGATCAGAAACACCCCCCAAACATCCAATTCTGTCTTTTTAAATCCTTGTATGAATGATTTGAGGATGTGGGTGTGTCACATTCCTCATGCTTACATCAAATGTCCCAACTCTCATCCTTCAAATACCTCAAAGATCATTACTTTTTATTCTATATCAATACCATTACAACTAGTTTCCTTAGACAATTGACCAAAGG
Protein-coding regions in this window:
- the LOC111204005 gene encoding uncharacterized protein LOC111204005, producing MGIIKSCFSLLTGIAFGVYLAQNYNVPNIRKLTNTSLVVAKHIEENYRKPKKDDVE